The following coding sequences lie in one Miscanthus floridulus cultivar M001 chromosome 9, ASM1932011v1, whole genome shotgun sequence genomic window:
- the LOC136480091 gene encoding uncharacterized protein — translation MVPIRQPVGLPMQQLAVILRERALAICGEPAGDHVVVLGGGDTPVSPREHVERIRRQRYFIGREERNPLAEDMHQAVNYLSQELYSKDVHFLMELIQNAEDNDYPSGVLPALEFVITSKDITCSGATATLLVFNNENGFTPANIESISRIGKSTKKSNRGSGYIGEKGIGFKSVFLVSKNPHIFSNGYQIKFSEDPSVDCGIGYIVPEWVEDCPSIADIMNIYGCLKSLPTTTIILPLKSDKIDAVKKELSGTHPEVLLFLSKIRQISVREINDNLNVTSLSQISISSEADALTRKQIGAESYTLHLSALENKTGERQCSYYIWKQHFPVKPECCVQKREGIDQWVVMLAFPHGQRLSQAMGSPGVYAFLPTEMATNFPFIIQADFLLSSSRESILLDSQWNQGILECVSSAFVNAFLVLLKSIESAPAFALPPIFKFLPLNHSSIVLMDSVRLSIRNKLIGVDIIPCETCSSLKVFRKPTEVFRIESAFWSIINRAVKMGVDVPNISSHGTHILNSYFDSKVYDDELGFLGIGYVDSEWYGKCIQGSDLVALLPEDIYFDLLTFVAQNWKAKKMEKIPLVKCVGRGGLQTYMSVYEATMGDERLCILSDEECVPLIINWNNEFSTASRTLFMPLSTQKALGLFPKKTTVMEWLEKYVGVKSLTLHEYALVVVKALHEKNMVLSFTRFIYHLHSENLMPEWNVKHICNLMPIVDNCGCVVAARSTVLVPSKGSKWAALLGENPWKAQNYVELGDDYIYARNSSGEHTCDDQFLSFIRTFIHGTDVPFLLPPDAGFPVASSSLTTEKALLLLEWIENLRTRGICIPKKFLSCIKYGNWLKTSVGYRSPADSFCSNAEWGCLFQDRVAFADVPMIDQEYYLGNIIDFKEVLGTLGVRFEFAEVMSYIGNHCFMSMVTGTPTGDMVLSLLRFIRFLEQEHIQSDHLIETVRGGNWLKTCSGYRSPVGSVLFSSEWTVPSEISSLPFVDIDFYGPEISDYKSELEKLGVHVTLKKNYNIIVDNFKIPTGPVTSGAATLLLKCIRYADSCRNLVKVLKNRQWLKTNAGFRAPRETFILDPEWKCLVKFADAVPLLDLSFYSNEILTYRDELMKIGVVLSLEQASNSITNYLKQLLSTSSLTKEIRLALLSCYKDLRDEHKTFPADILKFMQKQKWLNTTQGFRTPDKCVLFDSSWEPLMAVARLPFIDDSDSSNGMGKEIYSYKKELKALGVIVGFNQGADFILSCLSTAEKPQMHMPNVVNRYTGMIVSDSGITSESTEQNVVPLCVADCPPLLVSSTLESLLKCMQTCTDPRNFAAQIRNMQMKTTLGYRYADQCILYDLAWSSYLRREDGPFIDEAFYGSEILSYKTELRLIGVVVDIGYGCTLLEQDLKHFLRVDTITRIYKYFAAFKWDPRNKGQSWIWIPNGSSSGHWVRPADCVLHDRNGLFSTRFSVLDKYYEKDLLGFFSSTLGVRHNPRVLDHCILWRSWECTCSELTPARCSFFWEFIGNRWNATTAKLLSGSVTRVPVLSCGKIILREVEDVFVPDDLLLKHLFDQFSSEPLFVWYPSGLSFTARAKMDTIYQRLGVRAISKSVTKVESCDLNMHHYQVVEARDAFVSPGLLRIILAFLTNPVLENGADKRHQMASYLLGMKIFDMTEPISVSYNVKTSLGRTVTVKGRRIFRWERENRKLYMQRSDGPQGRITRMEMATSFGEEISQGLLYERVDLIPTLTDLLKVGFLVDFDEDEVEFLLRTKNLQLFSEDEDFIMGSFSSH, via the exons ATGGTGCCAATCCGGCAGCCTGTTGGCCTTCCAATGCAA CAGCTAGCAGTGATCTTACGTGAACGAGCGCTCGCCATTTGCGGCGAGCCGGCCGGCGACCATGTTGTCGTCCTCGGCGGTGGCGACACGCCGGTGTCGCCACGGGAGCACGTGGAGAGGATCCGGCGTCAGCGCTACTTCATCGGGCGTGAGGAGCGGAATCCGCTGGCGGAGGACATGCACCAGGCGGTCAACTACCTCAGCCAGGAGCTCTACAGCAAGGATGTCCATTTCCTCATGGAGCTCATCCAG AATGCTGAGGACAATGATTATCCTTCTGGGGTGTTACCAGCTTTGGAGTTTGTAATCACATCGAAGGATATCACCTGTAGTGGAGCAACTGCAACCCTCTTGGTATTCAATAATGAGAATGGTTTTACTCCAGCAAACATTGAATCCATTTCTAGAATTGGCAAATCGACCAAAAAGTCTAACAGAGGCAGTGGTTATATTGGGGAAAAAG GTATTGGTTTCAAAAGTGTGTTTCTGGTATCCAAGAATCCCCATATATTTAGCAATGGGTATCAAATTAAATTTAGTGAAGATCCTTCAGTAGACTGTGGTATTGGCTATATTGTTCCTGAATGGGTTGAAGATTGTCCAAGTATTGCAGACATAATGAACATATATGGCTGTCTGAAAAGCCTCCCAACCACAACTATTATATTACctctgaaaagtgataaaatagATGCTGTGAAAAAGGAGCTCTCCGGCACTCACCCTGAAGTACTATTATTCCTTTCCAAGATTAGACAAATTTCCGTGAGGGAGATTAATGATAACCTGAATGTTACTAGTCTTAGTCAAATTTCTATATCAAGTGAAGCTGATGCTTTAACTAGGAAGCAAATTGGTGCAGAGTCATATACTCTTCACTTATCAGCTTTGGAGAACAAGACAGGTGAGCGTCAATGCAGCTACTACATCTGGAAGCAGCATTTTCCCGTGAAACCAGAATGCTGTGTACAAAAGAGAGAAGGAATTGATCAGTGGGTTGTCATGCTAGCATTCCCCCATGGTCAGAGATTGAGCCAGGCGATGGGATCACCTGGTGTTTATGCATTCTTGCCAACAGAAATGGCAACAAACTTTCCTTTCATTATCCAGGCTGATTTCTTGCTGTCATCATCTAGAGAATCAATCCTGCTTGACAGCCAGTGGAACCAAGGGATACTAGAATGTGTATCTTCTGCTTTTGTAAATGCTTTCCTGGTATTACTGAAGTCAATAGAAAGTGCTCCAGCATTTGCTCTTCCACCTATTTTCAAATTTCTGCCACTTAATCACTCTTCCATAGTGCTGATGGATTCTGTCCGGCTATCTATAAGAAATAAGCTGATCGGTGTGGATATAATTCCGTGTGAGACCTGTTCTTCACTAAAAGTATTCCGTAAGCCTACAGAGGTTTTCCGGATAGAGTCTGCATTCTGGAGCATCATAAACAGGGCAGTGAAGATGGGAGTTGATGTTCCCAACATTTCATCGCATGGCACTCATATTCTGAATTCCTACTTTGACAGCAAAGTATATGATGATGAGTTGGGATTTCTTGGTATTGGTTATGTTGATTCTGAGTGGTACGGAAAGTGTATTCAGGGTTCAGATCTTGTGGCACTGCTGCCTGAAGACATTTATTTTGATCTTCTCACTTTTGTTGCTCAGAACTGGAAGGCTAAGAAGATGGAGAAAATACCACTTGTGAAGTGTGTCGGCAGAGGTGGTCTACAAACTTACATGAGTGTGTATGAAGCCACAATGGGCGATGAGAGACTATGCATTCTATCTGATGAGGAATGTGTACCATTGATCATTAACTGGAATAATGAATTCTCAACAGCGTCTCGGACACTCTTTATGCCACTGTCTACTCAGAAAGCACTGGGTCTGTTTCCGAAGAAAACAACTGTAATGGAATGGCTTGAGAAGTATGTAGGAGTGAAGAGTCTGACCCTACATGAGTATGCTCTCGTTGTTGTTAAAGCTTTGCATGAGAAAAACATGGTTCTTTCTTTTACTCGATTCATATATCACTTGCATTCAGAGAATTTAATGCCAGAATGGAATGTAAAGCATATATGCAATTTAATGCCCATAGTTGACAATTGTGGTTGTGTCGTTGCTGCAAGAAGCACGGTTCTTGTTCCATCTAAAGGAAGTAAGTGGGCTGCATTGTTGGGCGAAAATCCATGGAAGGCACAAAACTATGTAGAACTTGGAGATGATTACATCTATGCTAGAAATTCCTCTGGGGAGCATACATGTGATGATCAGTTTTTATCATTTATTAGGACATTTATACATGGCACTGATGTGCCTTTTCTGCTTCCCCCTGATGCTGGTTTTCCTGTTGCGTCATCTTCATTAACTACAGAGAAAGCACTTCTCCTTCTTGAATGGATTGAGAATTTAAGGACAAGGGGTATATGTATACCTAAAAAATTCTTAAGTTgcatcaagtatgggaattggctCAAGACATCTGTTGGCTACCGTTCACCAGCAGATTCGTTCTGTTCAAATGCAGAATGGGGTTGCTTGTTTCAGGATAGAGTTGCCTTTGCTGATGTGCCAATGATTGATCAAGAATATTACCTGGGCAATATTATTGATTTCAAGGAAGTATTGGGAACACTAGGTGTGAGGTTTGAATTTGCTGAAGTGATGTCATACATAGGCAATCATTGTTTCATGTCAATGGTAACAGGTACTCCAACGGGTGACATGGTGTTATCACTGCTCCGTTTCATCAGATTCCTTGAACAGGAACACATACAGTCTGATCATCTCATTGAGACCGTCAGAGGCGGCAATTGGCTGAAGACTTGCTCTGGGTACAGATCCCCAGTCGGATCAGTTCTTTTCAGTTCTGAATGGACAGTACCATCTGAAATAAGCAGTTTACCTTTTGTTGACATCGATTTCTATGGCCCTGAAATCAGTGATTACAAGTCAGAGCTTGAGAAACTAGGAGTTCATGTCACATTAAAAAAGAATTACAATATCATTGTTGATAACTTCAAGATTCCAACAGGTCCAGTTACTTCTGGTGCTGCTACGCTATTATTGAAATGTATCAGATATGCCGACTCATGCAGGAACCTGGTGAAGGTACTAAAGAATCGACAATGGTTGAAGACTAATGCTGGATTTAGAGCTCCTCGGGAAACATTTATCCTCGATCCAGAGTGGAAATGCCTTGTAAAATTTGCTGATGCAGTTCCACTACTCGATTTGTCGTTCTATTCTAATGAGATCCTAACCTACCGGGACGAACTGATGAAGATAGGTGTCGTACTTAGTTTGGAGCAGGCAAGCAATTCCATAACCAATTATCTGAAGCAACTCTTGTCAACATCTTCCCTTACAAAGGAAATTAGACTTGCTCTGCTCTCATGCTACAAGGATCTGAGGGATGAGCACAAAACATTCCCTGCAGATATTCTCAAATTTATGCAAAAACAGAAGTGGCTGAATACTACACAAGGTTTCAGGACTCCAGACAAATGTGTGCTCTTTGATTCTTCATGGGAACCATTGATGGCAGTTGCAAGACTACCGTTCATTGATGACAGTGACTCGAGCAATGGCATGGGGAAGGAAATATACAGCTATAAAAAGGAGCTCAAGGCCTTGGGTGTTATTGTAGGTTTTAACCAGGGAGCAGACTTCATCTTATCATGCCTATCTACGGCAGAGAAACCTCAAATGCACATGCCCAATGTTGTTAACCGTTATACTGGGATGATTGTCAGTGACTCTGGGATCACCAGTGAGAGCACCGAACAGAATGTAGTACCCTTGTGTGTTGCTGACTGCCCACCTTTACTTGTGAGCTCAACTCTTGAATCTTTGTTGAAATGCATGCAGACATGCACCGATCCCAGAAACTTTGCAGCACAAATTAGAAACATGCAAATGAAAACAACTCTTGGATACAGGTATGCAGATCAATGTATCCTTTATGACTTGGCATGGTCTTCATATCTCCGCAGGGAAGATGGTCCTTTCATCGATGAAGCATTCTATGGCTCTGAAATATTGTCATACAAGACTGAGCTCAGACTGATCGGAGTTGTTGTGGACATTGGCTATGGATGCACTCTGTTGGAACAGGACTTGAAGCACTTTTTGAGAGTGGATACCATAACCAGGATCTACAAATACTTTGCAGCATTTAAATGGGATCCTAGAAATAAAGGTCAAAGCTGGATTTGGATACCCAATGGAAGCAGCAGTGGCCACTGGGTGCGCCCTGCAGATTGTGTTCTTCATGACAGGAACGGCCTGTTTAGTACGCGCTTCTCAGTCTTGGACAAGTACTATGAAAAGGATTTGCTTGGATTCTTCTCCTCCACTCTTGGTGTCAGGCACAACCCAAGAGTTTTAGATCACTGCATTCTGTGGCGCTCTTGGGAGTGCACATGTTCTGAGCTCACACCAGCTAGATGTTCATTTTTCTGGGAATTCATTGGAAACCGTTGGAATGCGACAACAGCAAAGCTCCTTTCTGGGTCTGTCACAAGAGTCCCTGTTCTATCCTGTGGCAAGATCATCCTGCGGGAGGTGGAAGATGTCTTTGTTCCAGATGATCTCCTCCTGAAgcatttgtttgatcagttttcTTCAGAGCCACTATTTGTTTGGTATCCATCTGGGCTATCATTCACTGCTCGAGCTAAGATGGACACTATCTACCAGAGACTCGGTGTTCGAGCAATCTCCAAGTCTGTCACAAAAGTTGAATCCTGTGATTTGAACATGCATCACTACCAGGTAGTTGAGGCAAGAGATGCTTTTGTATCACCAGGCTTGCTCAGAATAATCCTAGCTTTCCTTACCAACCCCGTTCTTGAGAACGGTGCTGACAAGAGGCACCAAATGGCTTCTTACCTACTGGGCATGAAGATCTTTGATATGACCGAACCAATTAGTGTGAGCTACAACGTAAAGACATCATTGGGAAGAACTGTGACAGTTAAAGGACGGAGGATATTCAGGTGGGAGAGGGAGAACCGCAAGTTGTACATGCAGAGGTCTGATGGGCCACAAGGAAGGATAACTAGGATGGAGATGGCGACAAGCTTTGGCGAGGAGATCTCTCAAGGGCTGCTGTATGAAAGAGTTGATCTGATTCCGACTCTCACCGATCTTCTCAAGGTTGGATTCTTGGTTGATTTTGACGAGGATGAGGTTGAGTTCCTGCTCAGGACCAAGAATCTCCAGCTTTTTTCAGAGGATGAAGATTTTATCATGGGTTCATTCTCTTCTCACTGA